A single window of Elstera cyanobacteriorum DNA harbors:
- a CDS encoding toll/interleukin-1 receptor domain-containing protein codes for MKRRRLFLSHESSQKQVMTQLATALEPHDIDVWFDQEKVGTFDTIAPAVLDGLWSCHACLVWWYGEYDVRRACQFELTAALASVAAARAPGTPARIFPVAPEGVLKDPILGRLKAERAAIIPHSPPTATEIAALAAKLAAKLQPLETTFFRLTDADPARPTEPSNPDFVGRARELLELHAALWPDAAGVEGTGSAQALVAGLGGQGKTALADEYARRFARSYPRGTFRLNLQGDGETEAGFDGRINSLLRTQAETLGLTPDPNATTAALRGALARALQTAPPYLWRVDDVPEFITAEQVQLLRAPTDQAATLFTSRYELPTVGAFRLKRLNDADAQRLIRTIAGDRGSAADLQRLIDTVEGHALSLRLLAFRLKATGDAAEILTTLEQAPLEGLEAFATQAALRRADLTKGVYATLVSSFHLLEEGGEARALLGLLAHLARAPVPWRFLCDTLGTAAMADARDAVELGGLLDFSVEPSGTPAEAIELVRLHPLLADLALAEPGFGDAPQVAEWLGAIVFALLADVQAIDKDAGHYRRDPLSGWLLPHARQRAEVGLARGETTLGSWVGSALHWIGDLPSAKALEVQVLEARRRTLVPEHPDTLSSMNDLASTLRAQGDLPGARALLEQALEAFRRLLGPEHLETLISMGNLAGTLQDQGDLHGARALQEQVLEAHRRILGPEDPKTLISMGNLASILHDLDDLPTAQVLQEQVLEIHQRTLPPEHPNTLTSMNNLAETLRALGDLPGARALLEQALEARRRILGPEHPDTLSSMSNLALTFKAQDDLTVAQVLQEQVLEIRRRLLGPEHPDTLTSLDNLAGTLQTLGDLPGARTLQEQVVEARRRTLGSEHPHTLNSLNNLAGTLQAQEDLPGARALQKSVLEVRCRTLGPEHPKTLRSMNDLAETVRAQGDLPGARALMEQVVATLSRTLGPGHPNTLDRMAKLALVRKALGDAAGARALWQAILDARRGRTTPTP; via the coding sequence ATGAAACGACGGCGGCTTTTTCTGAGCCATGAATCCTCGCAAAAGCAGGTCATGACGCAGCTTGCCACTGCGCTCGAACCGCACGACATCGACGTTTGGTTCGATCAGGAAAAGGTCGGCACGTTCGACACAATCGCGCCTGCCGTGCTCGACGGCCTCTGGTCGTGCCACGCCTGTCTCGTCTGGTGGTATGGCGAGTATGACGTTCGGCGCGCGTGCCAGTTTGAACTAACGGCGGCCCTAGCATCGGTCGCCGCCGCCCGCGCTCCCGGAACCCCGGCGCGGATTTTCCCGGTCGCGCCGGAGGGGGTGCTGAAAGACCCGATTCTAGGCCGATTGAAGGCCGAGCGGGCTGCAATCATCCCGCACTCCCCACCGACCGCAACGGAGATTGCGGCGCTCGCGGCAAAGCTCGCCGCAAAACTCCAGCCGCTCGAAACGACGTTCTTTCGACTGACCGACGCCGATCCGGCCCGGCCAACCGAGCCGTCGAACCCGGATTTCGTTGGGCGCGCGCGGGAGTTGCTGGAGCTTCACGCCGCCCTTTGGCCCGATGCGGCGGGCGTAGAGGGCACCGGTAGCGCGCAGGCGTTGGTCGCCGGGCTGGGCGGTCAGGGCAAGACGGCGCTGGCCGATGAATATGCCCGCCGCTTTGCCCGCAGCTACCCGCGCGGCACCTTTCGGCTCAACCTACAAGGCGACGGGGAGACGGAAGCGGGCTTCGATGGGCGGATCAACAGCCTGCTGCGCACCCAGGCGGAAACCCTCGGCCTAACCCCTGATCCCAACGCCACTACGGCGGCGCTGCGCGGGGCGCTGGCGCGCGCGCTTCAAACAGCGCCGCCCTACCTATGGCGGGTGGATGATGTGCCGGAGTTTATCACCGCTGAGCAGGTTCAACTTCTTCGCGCCCCCACCGACCAGGCGGCAACGCTCTTCACCAGCCGCTATGAATTACCGACGGTCGGGGCGTTTCGGCTGAAGCGCCTTAACGATGCCGATGCGCAGCGTCTGATCCGGACGATCGCCGGGGATCGAGGCTCTGCGGCCGACCTACAGCGCTTGATCGATACCGTCGAGGGGCACGCGCTGTCCCTGCGGCTTTTGGCGTTTCGTCTGAAAGCCACAGGCGATGCAGCGGAGATATTGACGACGCTGGAACAGGCCCCGCTAGAAGGGTTGGAAGCCTTCGCCACGCAGGCCGCCCTGCGCCGGGCCGATCTAACCAAGGGTGTCTATGCAACCTTGGTCAGCAGTTTTCATCTTCTTGAGGAAGGCGGGGAGGCGCGGGCACTTCTCGGTCTGCTCGCCCACCTCGCCCGCGCCCCTGTGCCTTGGCGCTTTCTCTGCGACACCCTCGGCACCGCTGCAATGGCCGATGCCCGCGATGCGGTCGAGCTGGGCGGCTTGTTGGATTTTTCGGTCGAACCCTCCGGCACCCCCGCCGAGGCGATCGAACTTGTCCGCCTCCACCCGCTGCTCGCCGATTTGGCCCTTGCGGAGCCGGGCTTCGGCGATGCCCCGCAGGTGGCAGAGTGGCTTGGTGCAATTGTTTTCGCCTTGCTGGCCGATGTGCAGGCTATTGACAAAGACGCCGGTCATTATCGCCGCGACCCGCTCAGCGGTTGGCTGCTTCCCCACGCGAGGCAGCGGGCGGAAGTTGGACTGGCACGGGGTGAAACCACGCTAGGGAGTTGGGTCGGGTCGGCGCTCCACTGGATCGGCGACCTTCCCAGCGCAAAGGCACTGGAAGTGCAAGTTCTGGAGGCCCGGCGCCGCACCCTGGTGCCGGAGCATCCCGACACGCTCAGCAGCATGAATGATCTGGCGAGCACGCTCCGCGCTCAGGGCGACCTGCCCGGCGCGCGGGCGTTGCTGGAGCAGGCGCTGGAAGCCTTCCGCCGCCTGCTAGGGCCTGAGCATCTCGAAACGCTCATCAGCATGGGTAATCTGGCGGGCACCCTCCAAGACCAGGGCGACCTACACGGCGCGCGGGCGCTGCAGGAGCAAGTGCTGGAGGCTCACCGCCGCATACTGGGCCCGGAGGATCCCAAAACGCTCATCAGCATGGGTAATCTGGCGAGCATCCTCCACGACCTGGACGACCTACCCACCGCGCAGGTATTACAGGAGCAGGTTTTGGAAATCCATCAGCGCACCCTGCCACCGGAGCATCCAAACACGCTCACCAGTATGAATAATCTGGCGGAAACCCTTCGCGCTCTGGGCGACCTGCCCGGCGCGCGGGCGCTGCTAGAGCAGGCGCTGGAAGCCCGCCGCCGCATTCTGGGGCCGGAGCATCCCGACACGCTGAGCAGCATGAGCAATTTGGCTCTCACTTTCAAAGCTCAGGACGACCTTACCGTCGCACAGGTGCTACAGGAGCAGGTGCTGGAAATCCGTCGCCGCCTTCTGGGGCCGGAGCATCCCGACACGCTCACCAGTCTGGACAATCTTGCGGGCACTCTCCAGACCCTGGGCGACTTGCCCGGTGCGCGGACGCTGCAAGAGCAGGTGGTAGAGGCCCGCCGCCGCACCCTGGGGTCGGAACATCCCCATACGCTAAACAGTCTGAACAATTTGGCGGGCACTCTCCAGGCTCAGGAAGACCTCCCCGGAGCACGGGCGCTGCAAAAGAGTGTTCTGGAAGTCCGCTGTCGCACACTAGGGCCGGAACATCCCAAGACACTTAGAAGCATGAATGATCTGGCGGAAACCGTCCGCGCCCAAGGCGACTTGCCCGGCGCGCGGGCGCTAATGGAGCAGGTGGTCGCCACCCTGAGCCGCACCCTGGGGCCAGGGCATCCCAACACGCTCGATAGAATGGCCAAACTAGCGCTCGTTCGGAAAGCCTTGGGGGACGCTGCCGGGGCGCGGGCGCTCTGGCAAGCGATCCTCGACGCCCGGCGAGGGAGGACCACCCCTACCCCTTAA
- a CDS encoding Fic family protein, protein MKTETIQITPEILALIAEIDEFKGAWRALGTLAPERLNALRRIATIESIGSSTRIEGSKLTDHEVEHLLADLDIKRFSSRDEQEVVGYAEVMETILHAWADIPITENHIRQLHRDLLRHSEKDERHRGDYKSVRNDVAAFDASGRMIGIVFETASPFDTPRRMQELLAWLTEARELARLHPLLTIAVFIVAFLAIHPFQDGNGRLSRVLTTLLMLQAGYAWVPYSSLENVIETSKEAYYLALHQTQGTLRSDSPDWQPWLVFFLRAVQQQKRRLAAKVEREKNAVAVLPELAVKILDYVRDHGRVTTRDMVREVGASPNTLKTLFASLVQKGLLVRHGGGRSTWYSLP, encoded by the coding sequence ATGAAGACTGAGACGATTCAGATCACGCCGGAAATCTTGGCGTTGATCGCCGAAATTGATGAGTTCAAGGGCGCCTGGCGCGCCCTGGGCACTCTGGCGCCCGAGCGCCTGAATGCCCTGCGCCGGATCGCGACCATCGAGAGCATTGGCTCTTCGACCCGCATTGAGGGCAGTAAGCTGACCGATCACGAGGTCGAGCATCTTCTGGCCGACCTCGACATCAAGCGTTTCTCTAGCCGTGACGAGCAGGAGGTCGTCGGTTATGCCGAGGTGATGGAAACCATCCTTCACGCGTGGGCCGACATTCCCATCACGGAAAACCACATCCGACAATTGCACCGCGACCTTTTGCGCCATAGCGAGAAGGACGAGCGGCATCGGGGCGACTATAAGAGCGTTCGCAACGACGTCGCGGCCTTTGACGCTAGCGGTCGAATGATCGGAATTGTGTTTGAGACGGCCAGCCCCTTCGACACCCCCCGCCGAATGCAGGAGCTTCTGGCGTGGCTGACCGAAGCCCGCGAACTGGCGCGGCTTCACCCGCTGCTGACGATTGCCGTGTTTATCGTCGCCTTTCTGGCAATCCATCCATTTCAGGACGGCAATGGCCGCCTCAGCCGGGTCTTGACGACGCTGCTTATGCTGCAGGCGGGGTACGCCTGGGTGCCCTATTCCTCGCTGGAAAATGTGATCGAGACGAGTAAAGAGGCCTATTATCTGGCCTTGCACCAAACCCAGGGTACCCTTCGCAGTGACAGTCCGGATTGGCAGCCTTGGCTGGTTTTCTTTCTGCGTGCCGTGCAGCAGCAGAAGCGGCGGTTGGCGGCAAAGGTGGAGCGCGAGAAGAATGCCGTCGCGGTTCTGCCGGAACTGGCCGTCAAGATTCTCGATTATGTGCGCGACCACGGGCGCGTCACCACCCGCGACATGGTGCGTGAGGTCGGCGCAAGCCCGAACACGCTCAAAACCCTCTTTGCATCCCTGGTCCAAAAGGGGCTGCTGGTGCGCCACGGGGGCGGGCGCTCGACGTGGTATAGCCTCCCCTAG
- a CDS encoding toll/interleukin-1 receptor domain-containing protein gives MIRSSPLMLHFIVSDHPFARRAMADLRKRLAWEQEPFAVRVWGPGAQVGAVTAALKGPDTRHGVIFLVDAALFPLLYAPPPWLVPLLQANRTQLIVPLEVPKAVLPRDLAAVQQVGWDAPWLDALHKNSHGPNDREPPATHTEVRVLNALLDALLGPRAPERWFVSHAKADGDAFAVTVQHKLADYGLAAFYDAAAIKAGEDWATSLRQNAGRGMLIVLQSDAYASRPWCQTEMLTAKRQDLPIIVGLMHRRGESRSFPHSGNLRTVALPPSPGAADHAALILIAAALRETLSLACWRGSLDPAQTAGYTILSRPPEPARLVGGEALSLAYLYPDPPLGADELAIVQAVAPNACFKTPQELL, from the coding sequence GTGATTCGTTCGTCGCCGTTGATGCTGCATTTTATCGTCTCCGACCATCCGTTTGCCCGGCGGGCGATGGCGGATTTGCGGAAGCGCTTAGCGTGGGAGCAGGAGCCGTTTGCCGTGCGGGTGTGGGGGCCGGGGGCGCAGGTGGGGGCGGTTACGGCGGCGCTGAAGGGGCCGGACACGCGGCATGGTGTGATCTTTCTGGTCGATGCGGCGCTGTTCCCCTTGCTCTATGCCCCCCCGCCCTGGCTGGTGCCCCTGCTGCAAGCGAACCGGACCCAGCTTATCGTGCCGCTGGAGGTTCCGAAAGCCGTGCTGCCGCGCGATTTAGCCGCCGTGCAGCAGGTGGGCTGGGATGCGCCCTGGCTCGATGCCCTGCATAAGAATAGCCATGGGCCGAACGACCGAGAGCCGCCTGCCACCCATACCGAAGTGCGGGTGCTGAATGCGCTGCTCGATGCCCTCCTCGGCCCGCGCGCGCCGGAGCGCTGGTTCGTCAGCCACGCCAAGGCCGATGGCGACGCCTTTGCGGTAACCGTGCAGCATAAGCTGGCCGATTATGGGCTGGCGGCGTTTTACGACGCCGCCGCGATCAAAGCCGGGGAGGATTGGGCCACCTCCCTGCGCCAGAACGCCGGGCGGGGCATGCTGATCGTGCTGCAGTCGGACGCCTACGCCAGCCGCCCCTGGTGCCAGACGGAGATGCTGACCGCGAAACGCCAGGATTTGCCGATCATCGTCGGGCTGATGCACCGCCGGGGCGAAAGCCGCAGCTTTCCCCATAGTGGCAATCTGCGCACCGTCGCGCTGCCGCCATCCCCCGGCGCGGCGGACCACGCGGCCCTGATTCTGATTGCGGCGGCCTTGCGCGAAACCCTGAGTCTTGCCTGCTGGCGCGGCAGCCTCGACCCCGCCCAGACGGCAGGCTATACAATCCTGTCGCGCCCGCCCGAACCGGCGCGGCTGGTGGGGGGCGAAGCGCTTTCGCTGGCCTATCTCTACCCCGACCCGCCCCTGGGGGCCGACGAATTGGCCATCGTGCAGGCGGTTGCCCCAAACGCCTGCTTCAAAACCCCGCAGGAGCTTCTGTGA